The Arachis ipaensis cultivar K30076 chromosome B03, Araip1.1, whole genome shotgun sequence region ttaatatattgttgagacttgttatgtcattgttgattatttaaaatttaatgttgagacttgttatatgtatttaatttttttaatttataaaaccgcaaatccaatcaaatccaaaccatAGCGAACACCCCTAGTTAAGGGCATGCGTATTCGTTttctgaaaaataaaatagagaaacgAATGAAATTGTTTTTGGTAAGCTTTTCACAACACACTCACACATACTACATGGGTATACTATTAATATGGATTCTATATTCCTCACTGAGGATTCGAACCCGGGTGCAGCTCCCAGCGAGGCAGGTGATACTGCCATTGAACCAAGGCCTCGGCTGCGTTTTTGGTAAGCTGTAACTCATGGAGAAAATTCACGGGCCTGGCGAGTTATGTTGGGCCGTGTTGTTTAAACAAATTATTCATGTGGCCAAAAAAGAGAGGTCCAGCCCAAAAAACGGTCATCCTCCTTCTCATCACGTTCCCGTACAAGTGTCCTCTTTCTCCAACTTTAACTCCACTCTCCGATCGcaattagggttagggttcgcAAGCTTTTCCAAATCAATAGCTTGCTCCACTACCTGCAGCTCTGAGCGCATTGCTATGGCTTCCTGATTGGGTTGGTAGCATCGCTAGCGAGTTTAGAAAACAATTTTGGATCACTTCTCAGAAGGTAGGTCTTTTACCTGATTAACTTTCGATCCCTATGAATTCTACTCGAAGCTTTCAACTTCTGTAAACTGTGAATCTGCAATAGTTTCTATGTGTTGAAGGTGTGTTTTGAAATTCATCTAGGGTTCGgaatttttgttatattatatatataggtaATGCTTTAATTGTTGTTGTAATGTAGCTGGTCAATTATTTGGGGGCATTTGATTGTTGCGTAAATGGCACGTGCGCGCAATCTAATAGTTGCTGGAGGGCTTGTTGCTTTTGCTTCAGCAGGGTTGGCATTTCCGTTCTACATGGCGTAAGTCAACTCAACTAAAATCTCAATCACTTTTCAATCTTCAATGCCATTTGCATGTTTAAATCATGTTTGAATTTCAGTTTGAAAGGTGCAAGCTGAGTTTCAAATCATGCTCAGATCATGTTTGTCTCAAACTGCAATTTAAAACCATTCAATATATGTGGCATAGTTatggtgtgtgtgtgtgagttGGGTTACTTTCCTTGTAAGTAAACAATTTGCATGCTTTAATGCAAAGAAATTGGAGTTAATACTCAATAGTAGAGTTTGTATTGCATTTGCCCAGATCTTCAAAGAAGCCTGTAATTGACTCAACAAAGCCGCTTCCGCCGCAAGCAACTTTTCGAGGGCCTTACATTAACACCGGCTCGCGTGACATCGGTCCTGACGATCAAACTTTCCAGAAGAAATGAAGCAAGCCTGAGAATCACCATGTTTTGTGTTAGAAGGCTAAGCTCATGCATAATATACATACATTTGGTTATTCTTCAAAAGGAGTTTATCATCTGGCATGCAAATCATTGCAACCGTGGCAGAGTTGTGCATGttcttaaaaataattttacacgtgTTGAATAATGTTTTGTTCTGAAAAAATGATGTAGTAGAATCTGCTAGCAAAGAGTTCCCCCACGGTTTGAGGGGATCATGACATGGCTGGTCGTTGGAAGATTTGAGTATCATCTNNNNNNNNNNNNNNNNNNNNNNNNNNNNNNNNNNNNNNNNNNNNNNNNNNNNNNNNNNNNNNNNNNNNNNNNNNNNNNNNNNNNNNNNNNNNNNNNNNNNNNNNNNNNNNNNNNNNNNNNNNNNNNNNNNNNNNNNNNNNNNNNNNNNNNNNNNNNNNNNNNNNNNNNNNNNNNNNNNNNNNNNNNNNNNNNNNNNNNNNNNNNNNNNNNNNNNNNNNNNNNNNNNNNNNNNNNNNNNNNNNNNNNNNNNNNNNNNNNNNNNNNNNNNNNNNNNNNNNNNNNNNNNNNNNNNNNNNNNNNNNNNNNNNNNNNNNNNNNNAAGAGGTTCTTGAATCTGTATGGATTTATGTTACTTGAGTGATTGTAATAAGAAAAAAGATGAATACTATCGCCACATTATGACTCGAAGCTCATTGTGAGAATAAAATTGCAAATTACTCAAAGCTCATTACCATTCTGGCTTGCAACTAATTTAGGTTGTGTGATTATCATTTATCAATATCTTTCAGAGACTgaataaactaccatttctatTTACAAATATTTTGAGCGACGGTAAATCTATTCATGAAGAAATATATCTGATTTTGTGATGATGGGTTTCATATGATAAAATTACTGAAAAAGGGCTGAAGAATTTAGTCATTGAGCTTGAAACTTGAAAGTGCTGTCCGATGTAAAACTCTTAAACTGCTTCAAAAACAATGGCCTCATTGTCAGATTTCATTGTTTCATGTAGTTGTTGAGAAACGTTGACGTCTGTTTTTGCATCCATGCCACAAGGGTAATAAAATTTTATCGTGACATGCTCTATTTTCAGCATCTAATCTAACACCGCTATGAGCATTGCAACACTTAAAACGTGCTCACCAACCGTTCATTGTTTTGTCTTTTTGTTCCCAGTTTTACTTCAAAATTAACTTTATGAACTCGTTTATTCACTTTGAATATTGAGCTAATACTCATCTTTTCACTTGATAAATTGAATAATTACATATACTACATTTTATACTTACAAAGGACTAAAACCAAAAGTATTGATGTTCTAGttgaagctaaattgcaagaccTGGCCCACGTGTACTTAACGTATATATTATGCTACATGGCAGCAATAGCATCAATCTTGGAATGCTTCTCTTCAAAATTGTGGACGCCAATTGTTTCTCTCACAACCGATATTTTCAGTTCACACACTCTGGatctttcctttctctttctttttgtttccaTAAGAatgggaaaaaaaaataaagtgaaaGTTTCCAGTAATTACACAACATTAAGCGCTGTACTAATTCACTGAATTGAGGAAATAATCCAAAATAAGCAAATAacctttattttaataaataaaataaaaaatgtctgGAAAATGACAGTGTTGAATTCAGCAGAACATTGTCTGAAAACTGGAAAAGAGGGGAAGGGGAGAATACAAACATGAACATTTAAAACTTGCACGACTCAACAATCCTTCTTCCATTCCCCTTCCCTCAAATTCGAAACAATAACCAAAACCCTCTTCAAACCTTAACAACACCCCAAGCCCcccaaaaaaagtttttttttttttcaccattGATGGCACTGCGACACTCTTCTTCAACCTTTTCAACCACGCTAACACTCTCTTCACCGAGAACCAAACCCCCAAAACCTTTTCCGCTTTTCTCCTTCACAAAGTTCCCATTTTTAACCGCACCAAACTCCATTTCCATCACACGGAGAACCAGAACAACCCTCTCTCTAACAGTTCCACGTGTTGCTGCGCCACCAACAAAGGTTGAAACCGAAGAAAGCAACGAAATTGATGAAGGTGCCGATGAAGAGAGCTCGTCCACGAAGTTCACATGGAAGGATCACTGGTACCCAGTTTCTCTGGTGGAGGATCTGAACCCTCGGTACCCAACGCCCTTTCAGCTTCTGGGTCGTGAGATCGTGGTTTGGTTCGATAATTCTAAGTCCCAGTGGGTTGCTTTTGACGATAAGTGCCCCCATCGTCTCGCTCCTTTATCTGTAAAAATACTCTCTCTTTGttcttattctattttattgtattagctgaatattaaaaaaatcaaatattttcaagTAGTGAGTAGTTTAAGCACTTTCACTCATGTGGCAATACATAACTTAAGGTTTGTATAAGATATTTTTAAACCTGTGATCTCACAATCCATAACTGAAGTCTGAGTAATATATAAGCTTATGTGTATGATGCTGTTTTTGGGAGAAGGATTTGGGTTCCATgtttcttatttatttacttatttgaaGATTGAAATTGGATTGCAAGATAAGGAGAATGTTTGAGGAAAAGGGGTGTTTTCAATTTTTGGGGATTAAAATTGGGTGTTTTTGGTTTTTGGCAGGAAGGAAGGATTGATGAAGGAGGGAACTTGCAATGTTCCTATCATGGTTGGTCTTTTGATGGATGTGGATCATGTGTTAGGATCCCTCAAGCTTCCTCCGAAGGACCGGAAGCGAGAGCTTTGAAATCTCCTAAAGCGTGTGTCACAAGGTTCCCTACAATGGTGTCTCAGGGTTTGCTCTTTGTTTGGCCTGATGAGAATGGTTGGGAGAAAGCTAATGCTTCCAATCCTCCAATGTAATGAACTTTATTTGATTCTGTCTTTAGTTACTAAATTATCtactttgaatttttaaattcatTATTTAACTTTAGTCTAATTTGGTCAATTAAAATGTTGTCCACTGTTCTTTTATGCTATGATCAAAGagtgttgtttttcttttcatttgATATGTATGGTGAAATTGTGTTTGTTTAGGTTGCCGGATGACTTTGAGAAGCCGGAGTTTGCCACCGTGAACATTCAGCGTGATCTGTTCTATGGCTATGATACTCTAATGGAGAATGTCTCCGATCCTTCTCACATTGATTTTGCTCACCACAAGGTACAAATAATGCCTTTTTCACTTGATTTATATATGCCGCATTGTTTATTCTTAGTCAATTTGCTGGTtgtcaatattttatttgtatCTGGTTTGTTAATTGAACTtaatagtttattttattttgatgtcATTGGTggaactttatattttatattattttagatcTCGGTTTTTAGTATTATAAGTGATGCGGTTGTTAAAAATTTGTCATTAGGGAGAAAATTATGGTTAGTTCCGTTTGTTATATATTATAGTCAATTAGTCATCACTCACCCTAGGACCAAAAAAGTTGGTGGAGTTGAAATCATGTCATATTGTTGAGTTCAATAATTCCATAATTGCTAAAATAGAAGTGATCAACATCCACAGGTTACAGGCAGGAGAGACAGAGCCAAGCCTCTGCCATTCAAGATGGATTCTAGCGGACCATGGGGCTTCGCCGGAGCCAATGAAGGGAACCCAAGAATCAGTTCCAAGTTTGTTGCACCATGTTATTATATGAACAAGTATGTTCATGACTTTTTACTTTGGATGTTGACATAATTTCCTTTTTCACATTCATCATAGATGTCAGCATTATCGATGAAAGGATATTGTCTATGCTTCTGTTTATGGTTGAAAACACCAAAATAGGTTGATATGTCGCTAATCTGGCTCCATATAATCGCCATTGTTATTGCAGAATTGAGATTGATACCAAACTTCCAGTAGTTGGTGACCAAAAATGGGTAATATGGATATGTTCCTTCAATGTCCCCATGGCACCCGGTAAGACTCGCTCCATTGTTTGCAGCGCTCGAAACTTCTTCCAGTTCACAGTGCCAGGGCCTAACTGGTGGCAGGTAACATTGAGGATGTTGACTTCGTTATCCGATCTACTGATTTATTTCAACAGATTGTAAGCTTAAGTCGAGCAGCGAGTTTCATGAATGCTTACATGTAACTTtgtctctgcttgttgcaatatACATATATCAGGTGGTTCCTAGATGGTACGAACACTGGACATCAAACAAGGTATATGATGGAGATATGATTGTCCTTCAAGGCCAGGAGAAAATCTTCCTTTCAGAAACCAAAGACGGTGGTGACATCAACAAACAGTACACAAACATCACCTTCACACCAACCCAGGCAGATCGCTTTGTCCTAGCATTCCGAAACTGGCTGCGGCGACACGGAAACGGCCAACCAGAATGGTTCGGGACAAGCAGCCAACAGCCATTACCATCAACCATCCTATCAAAACGCGAGGTATAGATAAACAAATCTTAACTCGACCCTTCCACACACCAATTCTGCGCCACTTGAATTTAAACATGAATTAAGTTGCTATGATTTTGTAGATGATGGATAGATTTGAACAGCACACACTGAAGTGCTCTGCATGTAAAGGAGCTTATGAGGGATTCAAAACATGGCAGAAGGTCCTAATTGGTGCAACAGTTTTGTTCTGCGCATCAAGTGGAATCCCATCAGAGACTCATTTGAGAGTAATCTTGGCTGGGCTTGCAGTTCTCAGTGCAGGATTAACCTATGCCGTAACCGAACTCCAAAAGAACTTTGTATTCGTAGATTATATTCATGCCGATATAGATTAACCAAATTACCACAACTGTAAATATACCACATCAATGTACCTATCATCGTGTATCATTTGGATTCATTAGGTTCAATTTGAACCCTATTACGTAGATTATGAACTTTTATGTTCTTTAAACCTAATTCGTTTATCTAATAATGCTCAAAATGTATATCAATTGGAATTAACAAGAACATATCATTTAAATAACAATCAGCATTGCATCTACATGTACCACAAGAAAAGCAAAACGAAATCGGTTCAAATAAACAATGGAAAAACCCTAAACCTAAGAGCTAGTGAATTTGGTAACAGCTTTGGTTCCTTCAGAAACAGCATGCTTTGCGAGCTCACCAGGAAGCACGAGTCTAACAGCAGTCTGAATCTCCCTGGACGTAATGGTAGGTTTCTTGTTATACCTAGCGAGTCTAGAAGATTCTTGAGCAAGCTTCTCGAAGATGTCGTTGATGAAACTGTTCATTATTCCCATCGCCTTGCTGGAGATTCCGATGTCAGGATGAACCTGCTTCAAAACCTTGAATATGTAGATCTTGTAAGTTTCCACGCTCTTCTTcgccttctttttcttcttatccGTAGATCCACCTTCCTTCGGGATCTTCTTCTCTGCACGGGGCTTCTTCTCCGCCGGAACTTTGTCTCCGGTTGCCGGTTTCTTCTCCGCTAGCTTCTTCTCTGCCTTCGCCATTATCAGAGATCAGAGAGTGTTTTGCTTTTGCTATTGAAATTGTGTTGTGTGTGAGATTGGAAGGAAGAGTAGGGAATGTATTTATATGTGTGGGGTTTCAGATTTGATTGGTGGAGAGGGTGAGGTGCGGATTGATGACGTGGACTGTTGAATGTTTTGATCTCTGTAATGGACGGATGGGATTAGTGTTGGGACATTTAATCGGGGCGCGTTATGATTTTGGAGAAGGATCAATTTTGTGTGGAAAAATAGTTGGCGCGCAAACGAggcaaatttcgaaaaaaaaaaaatgatttgagagattaatattatttttatgatttaatcGTCGTTATCTTAATGCCATATGTTATATGCCAAAAGgacaaattattttatatttaattcacctaaagaaaaagaTTCTCTACCGAATCAAATGTTTTAAGTTATAATAATGCGACAAGATTGTATATATAACACTAAgcaatttttatcttttcttttctatctaGTAGTGATCAAAATGTATTATAAAAACTTACTCCATGCTTGTGTTCTAAGTTAGGCGCAGTCAAAATCTAGCTAGTAAGTATGGTGAGGGATTTCAAATCTATGTTTGGTTCAAAAGTAAAAGTGGGAGTAGATTTTATTTAAATGAGTTATATATAAAAATTCTTTTAGTGAAATTTACTTTTATTTCAACCTGACCTCCTAGACATATATAAGTTAAAAGTCATGATATGGGCACTTGATATGCACATCACAACATAGATTTGAATAGTAAGATACGCCAaatttaattgtgattaacaacacATAAAGGCATGGGATCGATATAGTTCAAGTTGTATATATACATCTCTTAATTAAGTATTTGTAAATAATAAAAAGTGTTTTATGAACGAATATACCAAATACTAATTCTTATCAAAATGAGCTGAAATCTTTTTGTTAATTAAGGTGACACTATATTAGTTAGATGTATgttcatatatataacaaaatGTTTTTCCCTCTTATCATATATGCACACAACTAAACCCTAAtgctatatatatttatattttgttgTTTGCCATGGCATTTTCCAACTTAACATGTTAAGAACTAATTCGTCGTGAATTGGAACTCTATTTAAGGATTTGTTGCTGACTAATGAGTTGCTGCATATACAAAGCGAGATTCAAACTTCTGACACTTGGTTAAATAGAATAGTGAGTTAACTACTAAACAAATTCAACTTGGCTATGCTATATATATACCCATGTGAAATTCACTTATTGATATTAATTTTGATGCAATAGTAACAACATTATTTGGTACTTACACATGATAAGAAATATGGTAAAAGAAAGTGATAATATTGCACCTCTAGCTAGACAAGTATCCAAATTATATACGGAAAAGTTTAGGGACCAGCAACTTTTTCAAATTTTGGTCAGCATGTAACTAGTaaaaaaaagtgagtcattgaATGAAATTTCACACaaatcttacaccattaaaatcatcattaatgACTACTTAATGGCTACAAATACCAAAAGTTACTgcccctaacactcctctttaTATACACAAACATGTTATTATGATCCTTGAGTAGCAGCATGAACTGGGGAGTGGCCAAGGAACAAAGCAAGATGTCCGAAGAGCTTGTCTTTTCTTGAGAAAGTGGTTCCACAAGAACACAACCATTTATTGGGATCACCACAGTGCTTCTCATGGGTCCTCAAATCAGAGAGCAGAGAGAAGTTCTTGTTGTTGCACCTCTTGCAAACATACATCTTTGGGCAATGGCTTCTCTTGTAGTGATTCTTCACACACACCATTGATTTCAGTGCCTGAAACTTGGCATGATTCTTGTTCCACCTGCACCCATCTTCAGGGCACgaatacttcttcttcttcttcatcatcatcttcttgttattgttattgttcttCAAGGCTTCACTGGTTTTGAATTCATCTCCATGAGCCCTCATATGCATCCTCAGATTCGCTTCGCGCTTAAATCCTTTCCCACATACTTGGCAGAAATGTGTGTAGCTTGCTAACAAATCAGCAGCATCCAACTCAATTATATCTGTTTcttcttctccatcatcatcCTTAGTATTATTGTTATCATCACAATAAATAACAGTACTATTGTTATTGTTGTAGGGTTCAGAAAACCAATGgagtgtttcttcttcttcttcttcgtcttgtTCTTGTGCAGGTTCATCATTAGCAACACTACTAGTAATgatattactattattataatCATAAGATTGGTGGTGATGAGGGTGCAATTCTAATTGTTGATTATTGCAAGTAGAAGTAGCAATAATGTTACCTGATGATGGATTGTTATAACTATTGATGTGTTGTTGGAAGGTGAGTCTGAATGAAGAGGAAGCAAGTATGATATCTTGGATGGTGGAGGTCATGGTGGATATCGCCATGGAATAGGAAGAACAAGGAATTGATGAGTGGTGCCGATTGGGGGAGGCTACAACCCCCACAAGGGACTGCAACTCGTTGATTTTATCATTGAGAACTGAGAGATAATGGTACAtggtggatgatgatgatgatgagtatTGCGTCATAGGTGGgaatccaccaccaccaccaccttcatCAGATGATGCAGCCGCCATTATTCCAAACCTGTTACTGCTTTTGTTTGTTATAAGGAGGGATCAGAAGAGTTCAATTTCTGATCTTCTTTCTCCTAAGGTTTGGTAGCAGCTCAAGGCTTTGACTTTTGTTActtcttcataaaatacttacATATATACATACCATAAATTCTtcacaaaatttatttttgaataaataattatttaaatgttATTGTTTTTATATGAAGGTGATATCTAcaaactctaatattttttaactaTAGTCTTTATATAACAATAATTTTGTGACTaataaattttacttttttttagctaatattttatcatttttaaatattaaaaataaaattgtcaactttaaattttaaagtctCTGATAAATTTTATCAAAAGAGATATGTCTTTAGTACTTTTAAAAATTTGAGAATAATGAAATGGTTAAATTACACAATTGGTCCCTACACATTCAGTGAAATTGCAAATTAGTTCCTAtattttaaaagtttgtaattagatctttaaagagaattaaaatttacaatttaaTCCCCGCTGATCAAAAAGTGTtgatttaatagaatattctcaGAATATGCTAAGAATATTTTGTTAAAATAGAGAATATattgagaatattctgttaaatcaaacactttttgaacgacgaggactaaattacaaattttaattatctttaaagacccaattacaaatttttaaaatatagaaACCAATTTACAATTTCACTAAAAGTGTAGGAATTAACTGACATATATAAAAGTATAATCGGTCAAATATACATATATACTCAATTTAATATATGTACAAATTGTTGGCCTTCTAATTTTTtgctattaaaatttaatatattacATCCTTAAGTTCTATTAAAATAATGAATACTAAAAAGTTGAAACTCATCCCCACTAAAAACCTCCCTTGCATGAAGCCACTCTTAGTTAAGCTGCTTATTAGGTATCAAATTAACCCTTGTAACTTCATCTGTCTGCGCCCAATAACATTTAGTCATTTACAATTTCAACACGTTGAATGTGAATGTTATGAATTGGTTTAcatccttctctccatctatcTCAACTAactttcttaattagttaaaataatattaagctGATTTTTCTCTTGTATACATACATGTAGACACATAGGCTTAATTGTTGGTTTAGGGTTTCACAATCGTTCAAGATATACTATTTTTTTGGCTGAATTCAACGTTTTCTACTTAATGAGAAACAGTCTTTTACTCCCTTCCCTTCGTTTTCCTTTTTATAGATGTGTTTGTGTTTGTGCATCCAACAATATaccagaaaaatacaaaaaatacagTGAAAGTAATATATCAAATATATAAGAAATATAGAAACCAATTTTTAATTAGCCAGTGTCAATCAATATTACAGTTTAAgattataatttagaatttaaaaaaatcaaaataatttttaaaaaaatggacTAATATTAACCCAAAATAATTACCTACCTAATATTCCTCGTATAAATATAATTGAAACACTCATTTCAAGTTTCAACACCTAACATAGTATAAGTTCAAAAACTTTAATATGAAAAAGAAGTGGGTTCATTTTGGaaacggaaatgtttggtaacca contains the following coding sequences:
- the LOC107634123 gene encoding uncharacterized protein LOC107634123, with amino-acid sequence MARARNLIVAGGLVAFASAGLAFPFYMASSKKPVIDSTKPLPPQATFRGPYINTGSRDIGPDDQTFQKK
- the LOC107629280 gene encoding pheophorbide a oxygenase, chloroplastic → MALRHSSSTFSTTLTLSSPRTKPPKPFPLFSFTKFPFLTAPNSISITRRTRTTLSLTVPRVAAPPTKVETEESNEIDEGADEESSSTKFTWKDHWYPVSLVEDLNPRYPTPFQLLGREIVVWFDNSKSQWVAFDDKCPHRLAPLSEGRIDEGGNLQCSYHGWSFDGCGSCVRIPQASSEGPEARALKSPKACVTRFPTMVSQGLLFVWPDENGWEKANASNPPMLPDDFEKPEFATVNIQRDLFYGYDTLMENVSDPSHIDFAHHKVTGRRDRAKPLPFKMDSSGPWGFAGANEGNPRISSKFVAPCYYMNKIEIDTKLPVVGDQKWVIWICSFNVPMAPGKTRSIVCSARNFFQFTVPGPNWWQVVPRWYEHWTSNKVYDGDMIVLQGQEKIFLSETKDGGDINKQYTNITFTPTQADRFVLAFRNWLRRHGNGQPEWFGTSSQQPLPSTILSKREMMDRFEQHTLKCSACKGAYEGFKTWQKVLIGATVLFCASSGIPSETHLRVILAGLAVLSAGLTYAVTELQKNFVFVDYIHADID
- the LOC107629281 gene encoding probable histone H2B.3 produces the protein MAKAEKKLAEKKPATGDKVPAEKKPRAEKKIPKEGGSTDKKKKKAKKSVETYKIYIFKVLKQVHPDIGISSKAMGIMNSFINDIFEKLAQESSRLARYNKKPTITSREIQTAVRLVLPGELAKHAVSEGTKAVTKFTSS
- the LOC107632380 gene encoding zinc finger protein STOP1 homolog, whose protein sequence is MAAASSDEGGGGGGFPPMTQYSSSSSSTMYHYLSVLNDKINELQSLVGVVASPNRHHSSIPCSSYSMAISTMTSTIQDIILASSSFRLTFQQHINSYNNPSSGNIIATSTCNNQQLELHPHHHQSYDYNNSNIITSSVANDEPAQEQDEEEEEETLHWFSEPYNNNNSTVIYCDDNNNTKDDDGEEETDIIELDAADLLASYTHFCQVCGKGFKREANLRMHMRAHGDEFKTSEALKNNNNNKKMMMKKKKKYSCPEDGCRWNKNHAKFQALKSMVCVKNHYKRSHCPKMYVCKRCNNKNFSLLSDLRTHEKHCGDPNKWLCSCGTTFSRKDKLFGHLALFLGHSPVHAATQGS